The Littorina saxatilis isolate snail1 linkage group LG15, US_GU_Lsax_2.0, whole genome shotgun sequence genome contains a region encoding:
- the LOC138948012 gene encoding ficolin-1-A-like, whose translation MTLPLRRRDTSNFNKDWNTCKVGFGDDLFVNPNSYNFFIGLEKLHQLTQQASYRFELYIDYYTNYNYDYNTQQGSAIYHNFTIGPESESYALTFDPFDTVASTIDNGFSSSPPLKFEADGKYLCYKYGGVAAWFGSDCEGYTVFTDGQFRWTVNGPYSTQYIVKMLEFRLVRSSAFYEG comes from the coding sequence ATGACTCTGCCGCTGCGACGCAGGGATACCTCTAACTTCAACAAAGACTGGAACACATGCAAAGTCGGATTTGGCGATGATCTCTTTGTTAATCCAAACTCCTACAACTTCTTCATAGGATTGGAGAAACTTCACCAACTCACGCAACAAGCGTCGTACCGGTTTGAACTGTACATAGATTATTACACGAATTACAATTATGACTACAACACGCAGCAGGGAAGTGCCATCTACCACAATTTCACCATCGGTCCGGAATCAGAGTCGTACGCTCTTACCTTTGATCCATTCGACACCGTGGCAAGCACTATTGACAACGGGTTTTCCTCCTCGCCTCCCTTGAAATTTGAAGCTGATGGAAAATACCTTTGTTACAAATACGGAGGGGTGGCTGCATGGTTTGGGTCAGACTGTGAAGGATACACGGTCTTTACCGACGGGCAGTTCCGTTGGACCGTGAATGGTCCATACAGCACTCAGTACATTGTCAAAATGTTGGAATTTCGACTGGTACGCTCCTCAGCCTTTTACGAGGGTTAA